A genomic segment from Garra rufa chromosome 5, GarRuf1.0, whole genome shotgun sequence encodes:
- the zbed4l2 gene encoding E3 SUMO-protein ligase ZBED1 isoform X2 has translation MDLPPQRHPGSLNGTTLRRRMQRFLPFSDRRTSKVWNHYTQLSLHRVECNHCKRQLSFHNSTTSMREHLGRKHSIREGAVAPHNTAGIPTPAALHSHLQTSLLGNRCNTTGNASFQAVLPVTVKEEQEEVLAAELAETKPARTTYAPDCATGSGTSSSHAIAHQDTDMGCLMYNFPAGEMSSTAGGSSNVRSGTRACSNKRAEVLTDLILEMVFRDLQPLSVVEERGFKLLLSCLEPNYPVPSPSLLGSLLWHRYHILKQCLQQHLQTSLASHCLTMCTEYWRSVDGCGVDGDGQYYLTVSAHFVDSHWRLARCVLETRPIAEFKGNPSERGPASFADTLRTVLSEFQLSENFVYCVVHDTPSGSESRGQENMTIDQEYQQEFAGPSHPPPSNLPEGWAPLLCAGQALKLCVQEGLCVETVRQALADARAIVLHFQHDVNASTALSQKADAVNKESTCLVLNDPGRWTTTIEMCESLLELKWVISSVLEEQKVAANLADHQWRLVHELVPVLKTVRIAASFLSEDINGPISALMPCLQGVSRLLGQKIAECTCPVVRGVMERIRAGMDKRWSLSDEDALLDSPAVLSSFLDPRFKELRFLSPHARSKLHDKVKELLSVQAFTSSEGRNGERRRTMQMEETVDERGEPEVFGLDDSLPIPAMASLDSPDSCGSVEEGDSVELQPSEPSVAVSSPEQVNENALEVGSPFKNTSDRKRRSSGTSMTSPLRGDIQLAPRIRMSPLPQSMYDILLGEDPTERMPEIHQQLENYIAEPLCRRSLSPLQWWRNKEHRFPAVARLARKYLSIPATAVSADRAFAPRESPVTQRRATLGSKHLDHILFLHQNTDYVDQLKGGSSAREIEWNTVSGNQSRESLYQTLVSYESKVRVPEEES, from the coding sequence ATGGATCTCCCACCTCAAAGGCATCCAGGAAGTCTCAACGGTACAACACTTCGTCGGAGAATGCAGCGTTTTTTGCCATTTTCTGATCGCCGCACATCAAAAGTGTGGAACCACTACACTCAGTTAAGTCTGCATCGTGTCGAGTGCAATCATTGTAAGAGACAGCTTTCCTTTCACAACAGCACTACTTCTATGAGAGAACACTTAGGACGCAAACACAGCATTCGGGAAGGAGCAGTGGCCCCTCACAACACAGCAGGCATCCCCACTCCTGCGGCGTTGCATTCTCACCTTCAGACCTCTTTACTTGGTAACAGGTGTAACACCACAGGCAATGCTTCATTTCAAGCAGTGCTACCTGTTACAGTCAAAGAAGAGCAGGAAGAAGTACTGGCAGCTGAGCTGGCCGAGACCAAACCTGCTCGGACCACATACGCCCCTGACTGTGCAACGGGAAGCGGTACTTCTAGTTCACATGCCATTGCGCACCAAGATACAGATATGGGCTGTCTAATGTATAATTTCCCTGCTGGGGAGATGAGCAGCACTGCTGGAGGCAGCAGCAACGTCCGGAGCGGCACAAGAGCCTGCAGCAACAAGCGCGCAGAGGTGTTGACTGATCTTATCTTGGAAATGGTCTTCAGAGACCTTCAACCATTGTCTGTGGTGGAAGAGAGAGGGTTCAAACTCTTACTGAGTTGCCTAGAGCCTAACTACCCTGTCCCTTCCCCATCACTGCTTGGGAGTCTACTTTGGCATCGCTACCATATTCTCAAGCAATGCCTTCAGCAGCATCTGCAGACAAGTCTAGCTTCTCATTGTCTGACTATGTGCACTGAATACTGGCGATCCGTAGATGGATGCGGGGTTGATGGAGACGGTCAGTACTACCTCACAGTCAGCGCGCATTTTGTCGATTCTCACTGGCGCCTGGCACGTTGCGTGCTCGAGACCCGACCTATAGCAGAATTTAAAGGAAATCCCTCTGAGAGAGGGCCAGCAAGCTTTGCGGACACCTTGAGAACAGTCCTCTCTGAGTTCCAGCTTTCGGAGAACTTTGTTTACTGTGTCGTGCACGACACCCCCAGTGGATCTGAGTCCAGGGGGCAGGAGAATATGACCATCGATCAGGAATATCAGCAAGAATTTGCTGGTCCCAGTCATCCTCCTCCTAGTAATCTCCCAGAGGGATGGGCACCGCTGCTTTGTGCAGGACAAGCCCTGAAACTCTGTGTCCAGGAAGGACTTTGTGTGGAGACTGTCAGACAAGCTCTGGCAGATGCCCGTGCCATCGTCCTACATTTCCAGCACGATGTGAATGCTTCTACAGCACTGAGCCAGAAAGCAGATGCTGTTAATAAAGAATCCACATGCCTGGTCTTGAACGACCCAGGGCGTTGGACCACCACCATAGAGATGTGCGAGAGTCTGCTGGAGCTCAAGTGGGTAATAAGTTCTGTCCTAGAGGAGCAAAAAGTAGCAGCAAATCTGGCAGATCACCAGTGGCGTCTTGTGCATGAACTAGTTCCTGTGCTCAAAACAGTTCGCATTGCGGCATCGTTTTTGAGCGAGGACATCAACGGACCCATTTCAGCTCTAATGCCATGTCTGCAAGGAGTGTCTCGGCTCCTGGGACAGAAAATTGCAGAGTGTACCTGTCCAGTGGTAAGGGGAGTCATGGAAAGAATTCGTGCAGGAATGGACAAACGTTGGAGTTTGAGTGACGAAGACGCTCTTCTGGACTCCCCTGCCGTATTGTCCTCTTTCCTGGACCCACGTTTTAAAGAGTTGCGGTTTCTCAGCCCACATGCTCGAAGTAAGTTGCACGACAAGGTGAAAGAGCTGCTATCCGTTCAGGCTTTCACAAGCAGCGAAGGAAGAAATGGAGAAAGAAGACGAACCATGCAAATGGAAGAGACTGTGGATGAACGTGGAGAACCTGAAGTTTTCGGATTGGATGATTCCTTGCCAATTCCTGCAATGGCTTCTTTGGATTCTCCTGATTCATGTGGCTCGGTGGAGGAAGGTGACAGCGTTGAGCTGCAGCCAAGCGAGCCTTCTGTCGCCGTATCATCTCCTGAACAGGTCAATGAAAATGCGCTTGAGGTTGGATCGCCTTTTAAGAATACCAGCGACCGTAAAAGACGTTCTAGTGGGACTAGTATGACCTCGCCGCTCAGAGGAGATATACAGCTTGCGCCTCGCATACGGATGAGTCCTCTCCCACAAAGCATGTACGATATACTTCTAGGTGAGGATCCTACTGAGCGAATGCCTGAGATTCACCAGCAGCTGGAGAATTACATAGCAGAGCCACTTTGCAGGCGTAGCCTCTCGCCCCTGCAGTGGTGGCGCAACAAGGAACATCGCTTTCCTGCTGTGGCCAGACTGGCACGGAAATACTTGTCCATACCTGCAACTGCTGTTTCTGCCGATCGGGCCTTTGCCCCTAGGGAGTCTCCGGTGACCCAGAGAAGGGCCACATTGGGATCTAAACACCTTGACCAcattttgtttcttcatcagaacactGACTATGTGGATCAGCTAAAAGGCGGTTCATCTGCGCGTGAAATTGAGTGGAACACTGTAAGTGGAAATCAAAGCAGAGAAAGCCTTTACCAGACTCTAGTGTCCTATGAAAGTAAGGTTCGTGTGCCTGAGGAAGAGTCGTGA
- the napaa gene encoding N-ethylmaleimide-sensitive factor attachment protein, alpha a, protein MDYSGKEKEAMAIMAEADKKMKTSHSLFGSFFGSSSKVEEACDLYVRAANMFKMAKNWNAAGDAFCKAARLHLQVESKHNAAVNFLDAGNAFKKADPQEAISCFCQVIDIYTDMGRFHIAAKHHISIAEIYESELLDIDKAIAHYEQAADYYKGEESASAANKCLLKVATYAAQMEQYQKAIEIFEQIGTYSMDTTLLKYGAKDHFFKAALCHFCVDMLNCKLAVQKYEEMYPAFSDARECKLLKKLLGAHEEQNIDAYADAVREFDSITRLDQWQTTMLLRIKKTIQDEENDLR, encoded by the exons ATGGATTATTCTGGAAAAGAAAAGGAAGCAATGGCCATCATGGCTGAGGCAGACAAGAAAATGAAAACGTCGCATTCGCTGTTCGGATCGTTTTTTGG GAGCTCCTCCAAGGTGGAGGAGGCCTGTGACTTGTACGTGAGAGCTGCCAACATGTTCAAGATGGCCAAGAACTGGAATG CTGCAGGAGATGCTTTCTGCAAAGCTGCACGACTGCATTTACAGGTGGAAAGCAAGCACAACGCAGCCGTAAACTTTCTTGATGCTGGCAATGCGTTTAAAAAGGCTGATCCTCAAG AGGCGATAAGCTGTTTCTGTCAGGTCATTGATATCTACACAGACATG GGACGTTTCCACATTGCCGCGAAACACCACATATCTATTGCTGAAATCTATGAATCTGAGTTACTGGATATAGATAAA GCAATTGCTCATTATGAACAGGCAGCAGATTATTACAAAGGAGAGGAATCCGCCAG TGCGGCCAACAAGTGTCTTCTCAAAGTGGCAACCTATGCGGCTCAAATGGAGCAGTACCAGAAAGCCATTGAAATATTTGAGCAG ATTGGGACTTACTCCATGGACACTACCCTGTTGAAGTATGGTGCTAAGGACCATTTCTTCAAAGCAGCGCTGTGTCACTTCTGTGTGGATATGCTCAACTGCAAG CTGGCTGTACAGAAGTATGAAGAAATGTATCCTGCCTTCTCAGATGCTAGAGAGTGCAAACTTCTTAAG AAACTTCTCGGTGCACATGAAGAGCAGAATATTGATGCATATGCTGATGCA GTAAGAGAATTTGACTCCATCACCAGGCTTGATCAGTGGCAGACCACCATGTTACTAAGAATCAAGAAGACCATTCAAGACGAGGAGAATGATCTTCGCTAA
- the zbed4l2 gene encoding E3 SUMO-protein ligase ZBED1 isoform X1, with protein MKQEETELSVKTQARYCSVAWKYYIKNENNATVYCRLCKTTFKFSSNTANMIKHLRVKHRLNIPAVANGGERLCTEEPSEGSMDMDLPPQRHPGSLNGTTLRRRMQRFLPFSDRRTSKVWNHYTQLSLHRVECNHCKRQLSFHNSTTSMREHLGRKHSIREGAVAPHNTAGIPTPAALHSHLQTSLLGNRCNTTGNASFQAVLPVTVKEEQEEVLAAELAETKPARTTYAPDCATGSGTSSSHAIAHQDTDMGCLMYNFPAGEMSSTAGGSSNVRSGTRACSNKRAEVLTDLILEMVFRDLQPLSVVEERGFKLLLSCLEPNYPVPSPSLLGSLLWHRYHILKQCLQQHLQTSLASHCLTMCTEYWRSVDGCGVDGDGQYYLTVSAHFVDSHWRLARCVLETRPIAEFKGNPSERGPASFADTLRTVLSEFQLSENFVYCVVHDTPSGSESRGQENMTIDQEYQQEFAGPSHPPPSNLPEGWAPLLCAGQALKLCVQEGLCVETVRQALADARAIVLHFQHDVNASTALSQKADAVNKESTCLVLNDPGRWTTTIEMCESLLELKWVISSVLEEQKVAANLADHQWRLVHELVPVLKTVRIAASFLSEDINGPISALMPCLQGVSRLLGQKIAECTCPVVRGVMERIRAGMDKRWSLSDEDALLDSPAVLSSFLDPRFKELRFLSPHARSKLHDKVKELLSVQAFTSSEGRNGERRRTMQMEETVDERGEPEVFGLDDSLPIPAMASLDSPDSCGSVEEGDSVELQPSEPSVAVSSPEQVNENALEVGSPFKNTSDRKRRSSGTSMTSPLRGDIQLAPRIRMSPLPQSMYDILLGEDPTERMPEIHQQLENYIAEPLCRRSLSPLQWWRNKEHRFPAVARLARKYLSIPATAVSADRAFAPRESPVTQRRATLGSKHLDHILFLHQNTDYVDQLKGGSSAREIEWNTVSGNQSRESLYQTLVSYESKVRVPEEES; from the exons ATGAAGCAAGAGGAGACAGAACTCAGTGTGAAAACACAGGCCCGATATTGCTCTGTAGCCTGGAAGTACTACATCAAAAATGAGAACAATGCCACTGTTTACTGCAGGTTGTGTAAGACGACCTTTAAGTTCTCTTCAAATACAGCAAACATGATAAAACACCTTAGAGTGAAACATCGACTCAACATCCCCGCTGTAGCCAACGGCGGCGAAAGACTGTGCACGGAAGAGCCGAGCGAAGGCAGCATGG ACATGGATCTCCCACCTCAAAGGCATCCAGGAAGTCTCAACGGTACAACACTTCGTCGGAGAATGCAGCGTTTTTTGCCATTTTCTGATCGCCGCACATCAAAAGTGTGGAACCACTACACTCAGTTAAGTCTGCATCGTGTCGAGTGCAATCATTGTAAGAGACAGCTTTCCTTTCACAACAGCACTACTTCTATGAGAGAACACTTAGGACGCAAACACAGCATTCGGGAAGGAGCAGTGGCCCCTCACAACACAGCAGGCATCCCCACTCCTGCGGCGTTGCATTCTCACCTTCAGACCTCTTTACTTGGTAACAGGTGTAACACCACAGGCAATGCTTCATTTCAAGCAGTGCTACCTGTTACAGTCAAAGAAGAGCAGGAAGAAGTACTGGCAGCTGAGCTGGCCGAGACCAAACCTGCTCGGACCACATACGCCCCTGACTGTGCAACGGGAAGCGGTACTTCTAGTTCACATGCCATTGCGCACCAAGATACAGATATGGGCTGTCTAATGTATAATTTCCCTGCTGGGGAGATGAGCAGCACTGCTGGAGGCAGCAGCAACGTCCGGAGCGGCACAAGAGCCTGCAGCAACAAGCGCGCAGAGGTGTTGACTGATCTTATCTTGGAAATGGTCTTCAGAGACCTTCAACCATTGTCTGTGGTGGAAGAGAGAGGGTTCAAACTCTTACTGAGTTGCCTAGAGCCTAACTACCCTGTCCCTTCCCCATCACTGCTTGGGAGTCTACTTTGGCATCGCTACCATATTCTCAAGCAATGCCTTCAGCAGCATCTGCAGACAAGTCTAGCTTCTCATTGTCTGACTATGTGCACTGAATACTGGCGATCCGTAGATGGATGCGGGGTTGATGGAGACGGTCAGTACTACCTCACAGTCAGCGCGCATTTTGTCGATTCTCACTGGCGCCTGGCACGTTGCGTGCTCGAGACCCGACCTATAGCAGAATTTAAAGGAAATCCCTCTGAGAGAGGGCCAGCAAGCTTTGCGGACACCTTGAGAACAGTCCTCTCTGAGTTCCAGCTTTCGGAGAACTTTGTTTACTGTGTCGTGCACGACACCCCCAGTGGATCTGAGTCCAGGGGGCAGGAGAATATGACCATCGATCAGGAATATCAGCAAGAATTTGCTGGTCCCAGTCATCCTCCTCCTAGTAATCTCCCAGAGGGATGGGCACCGCTGCTTTGTGCAGGACAAGCCCTGAAACTCTGTGTCCAGGAAGGACTTTGTGTGGAGACTGTCAGACAAGCTCTGGCAGATGCCCGTGCCATCGTCCTACATTTCCAGCACGATGTGAATGCTTCTACAGCACTGAGCCAGAAAGCAGATGCTGTTAATAAAGAATCCACATGCCTGGTCTTGAACGACCCAGGGCGTTGGACCACCACCATAGAGATGTGCGAGAGTCTGCTGGAGCTCAAGTGGGTAATAAGTTCTGTCCTAGAGGAGCAAAAAGTAGCAGCAAATCTGGCAGATCACCAGTGGCGTCTTGTGCATGAACTAGTTCCTGTGCTCAAAACAGTTCGCATTGCGGCATCGTTTTTGAGCGAGGACATCAACGGACCCATTTCAGCTCTAATGCCATGTCTGCAAGGAGTGTCTCGGCTCCTGGGACAGAAAATTGCAGAGTGTACCTGTCCAGTGGTAAGGGGAGTCATGGAAAGAATTCGTGCAGGAATGGACAAACGTTGGAGTTTGAGTGACGAAGACGCTCTTCTGGACTCCCCTGCCGTATTGTCCTCTTTCCTGGACCCACGTTTTAAAGAGTTGCGGTTTCTCAGCCCACATGCTCGAAGTAAGTTGCACGACAAGGTGAAAGAGCTGCTATCCGTTCAGGCTTTCACAAGCAGCGAAGGAAGAAATGGAGAAAGAAGACGAACCATGCAAATGGAAGAGACTGTGGATGAACGTGGAGAACCTGAAGTTTTCGGATTGGATGATTCCTTGCCAATTCCTGCAATGGCTTCTTTGGATTCTCCTGATTCATGTGGCTCGGTGGAGGAAGGTGACAGCGTTGAGCTGCAGCCAAGCGAGCCTTCTGTCGCCGTATCATCTCCTGAACAGGTCAATGAAAATGCGCTTGAGGTTGGATCGCCTTTTAAGAATACCAGCGACCGTAAAAGACGTTCTAGTGGGACTAGTATGACCTCGCCGCTCAGAGGAGATATACAGCTTGCGCCTCGCATACGGATGAGTCCTCTCCCACAAAGCATGTACGATATACTTCTAGGTGAGGATCCTACTGAGCGAATGCCTGAGATTCACCAGCAGCTGGAGAATTACATAGCAGAGCCACTTTGCAGGCGTAGCCTCTCGCCCCTGCAGTGGTGGCGCAACAAGGAACATCGCTTTCCTGCTGTGGCCAGACTGGCACGGAAATACTTGTCCATACCTGCAACTGCTGTTTCTGCCGATCGGGCCTTTGCCCCTAGGGAGTCTCCGGTGACCCAGAGAAGGGCCACATTGGGATCTAAACACCTTGACCAcattttgtttcttcatcagaacactGACTATGTGGATCAGCTAAAAGGCGGTTCATCTGCGCGTGAAATTGAGTGGAACACTGTAAGTGGAAATCAAAGCAGAGAAAGCCTTTACCAGACTCTAGTGTCCTATGAAAGTAAGGTTCGTGTGCCTGAGGAAGAGTCGTGA